The Chloroherpetonaceae bacterium genome window below encodes:
- a CDS encoding DUF58 domain-containing protein, producing MNDDYKRYLLPDVISKIKSFELRAKFIVEGFITGMHKSPYHGFSVEFAEHRQYTRGDELRHLDWKVFARTGKYYIKQYEEETNLRAFILLDTSSSMKFQSSNEVMTKIEYSSVLAAALSSLMMGQRDAVGLVTFNTTLKEYFPPSLKASHYNLLLKTFERISKGVKESSGEKTDLATSLSNLSDRLKKRSLIIVLSDFWDSPERIASALKHFHHQHHEIIVFHILDPKERTFDFKNSLELVDSESGERIATNPELIKRAYAEAFHHHTVSFANPLMDSGIEYTMIDTSEPFDIALLSYLKKRTLMMK from the coding sequence ATGAATGATGATTATAAACGATATCTGCTTCCTGATGTCATTTCAAAAATTAAATCTTTTGAGCTTCGAGCAAAGTTTATTGTTGAAGGATTTATTACCGGAATGCACAAAAGCCCATATCACGGATTTAGCGTTGAATTCGCGGAACATCGTCAATACACACGAGGGGACGAGCTTCGGCATTTAGATTGGAAAGTATTTGCAAGAACCGGTAAATATTACATTAAACAGTACGAAGAAGAAACAAATCTCCGCGCATTTATTCTGTTGGATACTTCAAGCTCTATGAAATTTCAATCATCGAATGAAGTAATGACAAAAATCGAATATAGTTCGGTTTTGGCTGCCGCACTTTCTTCACTGATGATGGGCCAAAGAGATGCCGTGGGGTTAGTAACTTTTAATACTACTTTGAAAGAATATTTTCCACCAAGTTTGAAAGCCTCTCACTATAACTTGCTTTTGAAAACTTTCGAAAGGATTTCAAAAGGAGTAAAAGAAAGCAGCGGGGAAAAAACGGATCTTGCAACTTCGCTTTCAAACCTTTCTGACCGATTGAAAAAAAGAAGTTTAATTATCGTTCTCAGTGATTTTTGGGATTCTCCGGAGCGAATCGCGTCTGCCCTTAAGCACTTTCATCATCAACATCATGAAATCATTGTATTCCACATTCTTGATCCTAAAGAAAGAACTTTTGATTTCAAAAATTCTTTAGAACTCGTTGATTCAGAAAGTGGGGAAAGAATTGCCACAAACCCGGAGCTCATCAAGCGTGCTTATGCAGAGGCATTTCATCATCATACCGTTTCCTTCGCAAATCCTTTGATGGATTCCGGAATTGAATACACAATGATTGATACCTCCGAACCATTTGATATCGCTCTTCTTTCTTACTTAAAAAAACGAACCCTTATGATGAAGTAA
- the hemL gene encoding glutamate-1-semialdehyde 2,1-aminomutase, giving the protein MNFHNSEALFERAKKSIPGGVNSPVRAFKSVGGTPVFMTRGDGAYIFDADGNKYIDYIGSWGPFILGHSHPAVNAAIEKTLKTVTTSFGAPTELEIELAELVKSLVPSIDLIRMTSSGTEACMSAIRVARGFTGRDKIIKFEGCYHGHGDSFLIRAGSGALTLGVPDSPGVTKGTAADTLNATYNNLDSVLKLVDENAGNIAAIIIEPIGGNMGVVPASREFLTGLREICNQKNIVLIFDEVMTGFRVALGGAQSLFHIKPDMTTFGKIIGGGLPVGAYGGKKEIMESVAPLGPVYQAGTLSGNPLAMSAGLATLKLLRDENPYPLLEKTTAELEKGLKDTHRKLGIEHCIKRVGSMICEFFTDQDVTDFQTATSSDTKKFAAYFHQMLRQGIYLPPAQYEAMFLSIKHERVEIDATIHAHEIALKEIYTS; this is encoded by the coding sequence ATGAATTTTCATAATTCAGAAGCGCTCTTTGAACGGGCAAAAAAATCAATTCCGGGTGGAGTCAATTCTCCAGTGCGGGCATTTAAGTCTGTTGGCGGAACGCCAGTATTTATGACCCGAGGCGACGGGGCTTATATTTTCGATGCGGATGGAAACAAATACATTGATTACATCGGATCTTGGGGACCCTTCATTTTAGGTCATTCACATCCTGCTGTTAACGCAGCGATCGAAAAAACATTGAAGACGGTCACAACAAGTTTTGGCGCACCCACAGAATTGGAAATTGAGTTGGCAGAACTTGTCAAATCACTTGTTCCCTCGATTGACCTTATTCGAATGACTTCCTCTGGAACAGAAGCCTGCATGTCGGCGATTCGGGTTGCCCGCGGGTTTACGGGGAGAGATAAAATTATTAAGTTTGAAGGATGCTATCACGGCCACGGCGATTCCTTTTTGATTCGTGCAGGTTCAGGCGCGCTTACGCTCGGTGTGCCCGATAGTCCGGGAGTTACAAAAGGGACTGCGGCTGATACGCTGAATGCAACTTATAACAATCTTGATTCAGTCTTGAAATTAGTCGATGAAAATGCAGGAAATATTGCAGCAATAATAATTGAGCCGATTGGTGGAAATATGGGTGTTGTACCGGCATCACGTGAATTCTTAACAGGACTGCGCGAGATTTGTAATCAAAAAAACATTGTATTGATTTTTGATGAGGTTATGACCGGCTTTAGAGTTGCACTTGGAGGTGCACAATCGCTTTTTCATATAAAGCCCGATATGACAACCTTTGGTAAAATCATAGGCGGCGGTTTACCTGTTGGAGCCTATGGAGGTAAAAAAGAGATAATGGAATCAGTGGCTCCGCTCGGGCCTGTGTATCAAGCTGGAACACTTTCTGGAAATCCGCTTGCAATGAGTGCCGGACTCGCCACCTTAAAATTACTTCGCGATGAGAATCCTTATCCATTATTAGAAAAAACGACTGCCGAACTTGAAAAAGGATTGAAGGATACACACCGAAAACTTGGAATTGAACATTGCATCAAGCGAGTAGGGTCAATGATTTGTGAGTTTTTTACGGATCAAGATGTTACTGATTTCCAAACCGCTACGAGTTCGGATACCAAAAAGTTTGCGGCGTATTTTCATCAAATGCTAAGGCAAGGAATATACTTGCCTCCAGCTCAATATGAAGCAATGTTTCTTTCAATTAAGCATGAGAGGGTTGAAATTGATGCCACAATTCATGCTCACGAAATTGCATTAAAAGAAATCTATACGAGTTAG
- the fmt gene encoding methionyl-tRNA formyltransferase → MLNVIFFGTPDFSVPSLRLIAQNHHISLVVTSPDKPRRKATDSPEATPVKKAAIELGLDVKEIEEVQDPSFLELLNQKKPDVIVVVAFKILPKEIFSIPPKGIFNLHSSLLPKFRGAAPINWAIIKGETETGVTTFFLQEKVDTGSMILQRRTEINPDETASELAIRLSYLGAETVAETLKLIEHSQVVTTLQNNALATKAPKLFKENTQINWRLTSEEIHNFIRGLSKHPGAWTTFEGKTFRILKSKRSSSETTNDTFGLWNLTSSSFIVNCGVGEIEILLLHPEGKKEMTAQEFLRGYRKKEGERFDITPLPS, encoded by the coding sequence ATGTTGAATGTTATTTTTTTTGGAACACCCGATTTTTCAGTGCCTTCACTTCGGTTAATCGCTCAAAATCATCATATTAGTCTTGTTGTTACCAGTCCTGATAAGCCACGGCGTAAGGCCACAGACTCGCCGGAGGCAACTCCCGTAAAAAAAGCAGCTATTGAGCTCGGGCTCGATGTAAAAGAAATTGAGGAAGTTCAAGACCCTTCATTTCTTGAGCTGTTGAATCAAAAGAAACCCGATGTTATCGTTGTTGTCGCTTTTAAAATTTTACCAAAAGAGATTTTTTCGATTCCCCCCAAAGGGATTTTTAATCTTCATTCCTCTTTGCTTCCAAAATTTCGCGGCGCAGCACCTATCAATTGGGCTATAATCAAAGGAGAAACTGAAACGGGTGTCACCACTTTTTTTCTTCAAGAAAAGGTAGATACCGGGTCAATGATTCTTCAACGAAGAACAGAAATTAATCCTGACGAAACCGCTTCAGAATTGGCAATACGACTTTCTTACTTGGGTGCCGAAACGGTTGCTGAAACCTTGAAACTTATCGAGCATTCGCAAGTTGTCACGACGCTTCAAAACAATGCCTTAGCTACCAAAGCACCTAAGCTTTTTAAGGAAAACACACAAATAAACTGGCGGCTTACTTCTGAGGAAATCCATAATTTTATTCGGGGGCTTTCTAAACATCCGGGAGCTTGGACAACCTTTGAGGGTAAAACTTTCAGAATTCTAAAATCAAAACGCTCTTCATCAGAAACGACGAACGATACATTTGGGCTTTGGAATCTTACATCCTCATCCTTTATTGTCAATTGCGGCGTTGGAGAAATAGAAATTCTTCTGTTGCATCCCGAGGGAAAGAAGGAAATGACCGCTCAAGAATTTCTTAGGGGATATCGAAAAAAAGAAGGGGAGCGATTTGATATCACTCCCCTGCCATCATAA
- a CDS encoding TonB-dependent receptor: protein MELFLWKKLGKGIFALTLLFTFISGAKAQMAGEVRGIVKDASSGELLTAVSVQVEGLKLGSVTNVNGEFVIRRVPYGKYKVQARLVGYKSTTVDVTVGEVNQPITILMAVTAVTSDEIVVTGQGAAIPKKQLPYSVESISSEQINRPGITSVDQALQGQVPGLSSFNATGVPGTGARIQTRGVKSALSNTTPVIYVDGVRVDVADNFRLADGTGGATSSSLADLVTGDIERIEVIKGGAASALYGAEAANGVIQIFTKKGKAGDARIRFQHQSGADVPETKFVFEQRTKDLLYRTGYFNRNSLNVTGGNEALSYNASGSIQYGNGVFTENELSNQLYNVTGGIKAVLSSKSDLEFFANLTRNQFGRTLMGNAYDVSPLTFLEAGSELRPGNYVFPDPGSIDVTDPAAVERAFRPRMLIDYRTVTNRVISGLTFNTSPVAEWANRFTIGVDYRKSEERNFVPVASVIEQVFSVSEQARSDREFLTLTLEYAGSYKLPMLGEFLSQTLAFGARGFRIEDRESFINGQNFPIPGTTEVNNANTITAGESNRALFNGGFYLQDQIGIQDKIFINVAGRLDINTTFGTDQGIQFFPTVGLAYNISDESFFEPLKEIVTSLKLRGSWGKTGNFAPNPFSRDRSFVFGRYNATAGGLTFGNPGNRNLGPEFTTSIEYGFDLGIWEDRISVEFSYYDQKTTASLLNKPEDPAGGLADQVRNVGTITNNGIELAVKAIVLQEEDYTLSLRGSLTTVANRLTSLGGAAPFTIGGFAFLPMRAEEGQPLGVYRVTIPTDENGNRIDGPVPAGGFGQFLGDFETILFGTPTPTAFGSFGFDLTLFNDLTITALGEFATGHSILNQALDTRFYQGFNDIVGNEMGDYSAANSIANYNSGFLPNDNYVTDNFTKILVEKANWFKIREISARYKVPKDLIDGVNITLSVRNPFIFGTSARGIDPELATVRAGGALDLGGVGNLAVSAPRQFRFTIDWSF, encoded by the coding sequence ATGGAGCTTTTTCTATGGAAAAAGTTAGGGAAGGGGATTTTTGCTCTAACCTTATTATTCACTTTTATTTCGGGGGCTAAGGCTCAAATGGCGGGTGAAGTGCGCGGGATTGTTAAAGACGCGTCTAGTGGTGAATTGCTTACGGCTGTTTCAGTTCAAGTCGAAGGGCTGAAATTGGGAAGCGTCACCAATGTCAATGGAGAATTCGTCATCCGTCGAGTACCATATGGAAAATATAAAGTACAGGCTCGGCTTGTTGGATATAAATCCACAACAGTAGATGTTACAGTTGGGGAGGTTAATCAACCAATAACGATCTTAATGGCAGTCACCGCGGTCACCTCGGATGAAATTGTCGTTACCGGTCAAGGTGCTGCTATTCCAAAAAAGCAATTACCTTATTCAGTCGAATCAATTTCATCTGAACAAATTAACCGACCGGGTATCACATCCGTTGATCAAGCCTTGCAAGGACAAGTTCCGGGATTAAGTTCGTTTAATGCCACAGGCGTACCGGGAACGGGAGCAAGAATCCAAACCCGCGGCGTAAAGAGCGCGCTATCAAATACCACGCCCGTGATTTATGTTGATGGGGTTCGTGTGGATGTGGCAGATAACTTTCGCTTAGCCGATGGAACAGGCGGCGCAACTAGTTCATCACTTGCAGATTTAGTAACAGGCGATATCGAACGAATTGAAGTAATCAAAGGAGGAGCTGCATCTGCCCTTTACGGGGCGGAAGCCGCAAACGGGGTTATCCAAATTTTTACCAAAAAAGGAAAAGCCGGTGATGCCAGAATTCGGTTTCAACACCAAAGCGGTGCCGATGTTCCTGAAACCAAATTTGTATTTGAACAGCGAACAAAAGATTTGCTCTATCGCACCGGTTACTTCAATCGTAACTCGCTGAATGTGACGGGTGGTAATGAGGCGCTTTCATATAACGCATCCGGAAGCATTCAATATGGTAATGGCGTTTTCACTGAAAACGAACTTTCCAATCAACTCTATAATGTTACGGGCGGAATCAAAGCCGTTCTCTCTTCAAAATCCGACTTAGAATTTTTTGCCAATCTTACGAGAAATCAATTTGGGCGAACCTTAATGGGAAATGCCTATGATGTTTCGCCATTAACATTCTTAGAAGCAGGATCTGAACTGAGACCGGGAAATTATGTGTTTCCTGATCCGGGTTCAATCGATGTAACAGATCCGGCGGCCGTTGAAAGAGCATTTCGCCCAAGAATGCTGATTGATTACCGAACCGTGACGAACAGAGTGATTTCCGGATTAACATTCAATACCTCACCGGTTGCAGAATGGGCGAATCGATTTACCATTGGGGTTGATTATCGAAAAAGTGAGGAAAGAAACTTCGTGCCTGTTGCGTCAGTAATTGAACAAGTATTTTCGGTGAGTGAACAAGCTCGCTCCGACCGTGAATTTCTTACGCTTACCCTCGAGTACGCTGGATCATACAAGTTGCCGATGTTAGGCGAGTTCTTAAGCCAAACATTAGCTTTTGGTGCAAGAGGATTCAGAATTGAAGATCGCGAATCATTCATCAACGGTCAAAACTTCCCAATACCCGGAACAACCGAAGTCAACAATGCTAATACGATCACCGCAGGAGAAAGCAACCGTGCATTATTCAATGGTGGGTTTTATTTGCAAGATCAAATTGGAATCCAAGATAAAATATTTATCAATGTTGCCGGTCGATTAGATATTAATACGACTTTCGGTACCGATCAAGGAATTCAATTTTTCCCAACGGTTGGTTTAGCTTATAACATCTCGGATGAATCGTTTTTTGAACCACTGAAAGAAATTGTGACTTCATTAAAGCTACGTGGTTCTTGGGGAAAAACAGGGAATTTTGCTCCTAATCCATTTTCAAGAGATCGTTCTTTTGTTTTTGGGCGCTATAACGCTACAGCGGGAGGTTTAACTTTTGGCAACCCCGGTAATCGAAATTTAGGGCCAGAGTTTACAACTTCTATTGAATATGGTTTCGACCTTGGTATATGGGAAGATCGAATTTCTGTTGAATTCAGCTATTACGATCAAAAAACAACAGCGAGTTTGCTAAATAAGCCAGAGGATCCAGCAGGAGGTTTGGCAGACCAAGTGAGAAATGTTGGAACCATTACCAACAATGGTATAGAATTAGCCGTCAAAGCAATTGTTCTTCAAGAAGAAGACTATACTTTGTCACTTCGAGGGTCTCTGACTACAGTAGCTAATCGACTTACGAGCCTTGGTGGTGCAGCACCATTTACAATAGGCGGTTTTGCATTTTTACCGATGCGTGCCGAGGAAGGTCAACCCCTTGGTGTTTATCGTGTAACAATTCCTACCGATGAAAATGGAAATCGAATTGATGGCCCAGTACCCGCCGGAGGTTTTGGTCAATTTTTAGGTGACTTTGAAACCATATTATTTGGAACTCCAACGCCAACCGCATTTGGGTCGTTTGGGTTTGACCTTACACTTTTCAACGACCTTACCATTACCGCTTTGGGAGAATTTGCAACAGGTCATTCAATTCTGAATCAAGCCCTCGATACCCGTTTTTATCAAGGCTTTAATGATATTGTGGGAAATGAGATGGGTGATTATTCAGCCGCAAATTCAATTGCAAATTACAACTCGGGCTTTCTTCCAAATGACAATTATGTCACGGATAATTTCACAAAAATATTGGTTGAAAAGGCCAATTGGTTTAAGATTCGGGAAATCTCTGCTCGCTACAAAGTTCCGAAAGATCTTATTGATGGTGTAAATATCACGCTTAGTGTAAGAAATCCGTTCATTTTTGGAACAAGCGCACGTGGGATTGACCCTGAACTAGCAACAGTTCGAGCCGGAGGAGCACTCGATTTAGGGGGCGTTGGAAACTTAGCAGTGTCTGCTCCTCGCCAGTTCCGGTTTACCATCGATTGGTCATTCTAA
- a CDS encoding tetratricopeptide repeat protein — protein sequence MNKRFVSFIFASLFALSLLGLTSCEQYDPTEVKNPSITEENLLANPLGSTAILVTGVRRQFSIATGPVVYTSEIVSDNYDYVFVTLSPLLDRPASLTPLDLTINGLGGPYFTTQRLRALCDFGINQLSKLDANASNAQLSELYFYKGMALLFLAENFSNFPIQELGLPVTSAVALDSAVAQFNQSRALSTGFATLSRLAAARALRLRGNRAAAISEANAALAASNFSTATLQALYTEAILDNENNFFFFRSTANQTQPLPRLDFLDPKNTTQRGSTITMLKGEEAHLILAEAAISQGNLAEAREQMKRAITLAKSRATLTYTDRARRPSRPNNDTLLIKMSSNHTHSDTTLRFSGLIVARTAGRTLTTSPISNTSLDTNAINALPATSEREHFYTLYLLRQHIFFLEGRRMSDLGIRLPVMQRQIEGSPNMPDGSPGTRVVVPSYIPNNDEMDAFTINSTTGVVTITHDMNGVLANNRATVSPFTLP from the coding sequence ATGAACAAACGATTTGTTTCATTCATCTTTGCATCACTCTTCGCACTTAGCCTTTTGGGATTAACCAGTTGCGAACAGTATGACCCAACTGAGGTGAAGAATCCATCGATCACTGAAGAAAACCTTTTGGCGAATCCGCTTGGATCTACTGCCATTTTAGTGACCGGGGTTCGACGCCAATTTTCAATAGCAACCGGACCGGTGGTCTATACTTCTGAAATCGTCTCAGATAATTACGATTACGTATTTGTCACGCTTTCACCACTGCTTGATCGACCGGCAAGTCTCACGCCTCTCGATCTTACCATCAATGGTTTAGGCGGTCCTTACTTCACAACGCAGAGATTGAGAGCCCTGTGCGACTTTGGCATAAATCAACTTTCTAAGCTTGATGCCAATGCATCGAACGCTCAACTATCGGAGCTCTATTTCTATAAAGGGATGGCTCTTCTCTTTCTCGCTGAAAACTTTAGCAATTTTCCTATTCAAGAATTGGGATTGCCGGTTACATCTGCCGTTGCCTTAGATTCTGCGGTTGCTCAATTCAATCAATCCCGAGCTTTAAGCACCGGCTTTGCGACATTAAGCCGCTTAGCAGCAGCACGCGCACTCCGATTAAGAGGAAATCGTGCTGCAGCAATTTCCGAAGCGAATGCAGCTTTGGCAGCGTCAAACTTTTCAACAGCTACTCTTCAAGCGCTTTACACTGAAGCTATCTTGGATAACGAAAACAATTTCTTTTTCTTTAGAAGCACAGCCAATCAAACACAACCCTTACCGAGATTGGATTTCTTAGATCCGAAAAATACAACTCAGAGAGGATCAACGATTACAATGCTTAAAGGTGAAGAAGCGCATTTGATTTTGGCTGAAGCGGCAATATCTCAAGGAAATTTGGCTGAGGCTCGAGAGCAAATGAAAAGGGCTATTACTTTAGCAAAAAGCCGTGCGACATTAACATACACTGACCGTGCGCGTCGCCCAAGCAGACCAAATAACGACACTCTTCTTATAAAAATGAGTTCAAACCATACACATTCTGATACGACATTGCGTTTTTCGGGCTTGATCGTTGCGAGAACAGCGGGTAGAACTTTAACAACATCCCCTATCTCAAACACCAGCCTTGATACGAATGCGATTAACGCCTTACCTGCGACAAGCGAGCGGGAGCATTTCTACACTTTGTATTTGCTCCGCCAGCATATCTTTTTTCTGGAAGGGCGTCGTATGAGCGACTTAGGAATCCGTCTTCCGGTGATGCAACGCCAAATTGAAGGCTCGCCCAATATGCCTGATGGTTCGCCCGGGACACGCGTTGTTGTTCCATCGTATATTCCAAATAACGATGAAATGGACGCCTTTACGATAAATTCAACCACTGGCGTTGTTACCATTACGCACGACATGAATGGGGTTTTGGCTAATAACAGAGCGACTGTATCTCCTTTTACTTTACCTTAA
- a CDS encoding DUF6580 family putative transport protein, with protein MLVTSLILFAVLSRVLPHPANMTAIAAVALFGSFRFNSKIEGLFVPVAAMLVSDIALEILYRVGVNPFAGFHTGMWHVYLAVTLISFIGFWLKSATKPGYLEITKLAGASIVSSFVFFIVTNFGVWLGSGYYPQNMQGLTLCYVAALPFLRNQITGDLFFTTVIFGSYFASLRYFEAENKISIKL; from the coding sequence ATGTTGGTTACTTCTTTAATTCTTTTTGCAGTTTTGAGCAGAGTTTTACCACACCCGGCAAACATGACCGCAATCGCAGCCGTCGCATTGTTTGGGTCATTTCGTTTCAATTCTAAAATCGAAGGTCTTTTTGTACCTGTTGCCGCGATGCTTGTTTCTGATATCGCGCTTGAAATTCTTTACCGTGTTGGTGTGAATCCTTTTGCAGGTTTTCATACTGGAATGTGGCATGTTTACTTAGCTGTGACATTAATTTCTTTTATTGGGTTTTGGCTGAAGAGCGCAACCAAACCCGGTTATCTTGAAATCACCAAACTCGCTGGGGCTTCAATTGTTTCTTCGTTTGTCTTTTTTATCGTCACCAATTTTGGCGTTTGGCTCGGTAGCGGATATTATCCTCAAAACATGCAAGGTCTTACGCTTTGCTATGTGGCAGCTTTGCCATTTTTGCGCAATCAAATCACAGGAGATTTATTTTTCACAACGGTCATTTTTGGATCTTATTTCGCATCGCTTCGTTACTTTGAGGCTGAGAATAAAATTTCAATCAAACTTTAG